Sequence from the Undibacterium piscinae genome:
GGCAGCCTGCAACCACGAGTACAGCATATTGTTGGCGTCACCGATCCAGGCTACTTTCTTGCCGGCGATAGAGCCACGGTGCTCGATATAGGTGAAGACATCGGCAAACACCTGACATGGGTGATGCTGATTGGTCAGGCCGTTGATCACAGGTACGCGCGAATTGGCGGCGAAACGCTCTATCATTTCTTGCTCGAAAGTGCGAATCATGATGATGTCGCACATGCGCGAGATGACCTGACCCGCATCTTCCACCGGTTCACCGCGACCTAACTGGCTGTCGCGGGTATTGAGGTAGATCGCTGCGCCACCGAGTTGGTGCATGCCAGCCTCGAACGAGAGACGGGTACGGGTAGAGTTTTTTTCAAAAATCATGACCAGCGTGCGATCCAGCAGAGGATGATACGGCTCGTAATTTTTAAACTTGCGCTTGATGATACGTGCCCGTTCCATCACATACTCGAACTCGGTAAGCGATAAATCGGAAAATTGCAAAAAGTGTCTGATAGCCATAAATAAAATCGCTGACAAGAGGAAATTTTGTCATCGCCTGTTATAACTGCTGAATTATAAGGGATTTAATTGCGTAAGCTCCATAAATTCTGGAGCCTTGTACCAATTGCATCGGCTTCATCAACACCGCCGGTGCCGCCAGTCGGTGTTGATTTTGTCGCTATTTTTTGATTTGTGTCAGCAGGCTATCGAGCATCTGTATCATCTGGTCGATTTCTTCAATGCTGACATTCAAGGCCGGCATGAAACGTAACAGGTCTGGACGTGGTGAGTTGAGCAGCACGCCAAACGGCTGCATGTCGCGCCCGGCTTCGACCAGCTTAGCACCGATGTCGGAACCGAGCTTGAGGGCGCGCAACAAGCCTTCGCCGCGCTCGCCTTGCAGGCCATGTTTTTCGGAAATATTTAGCAAGGCTTGGCTCAGATAAGCCGATTTTTCTTTTACCGACGCCATGAAACCTGGTGCCAGCAGTTCATTGATGACGGCAATGCCGACGGCGGTAATCAAGGGATTGCCGTTGTAGGTGCCACCCTGGTCGCCTGGTACAAAACAGGCCACCGCTTCCTGGCATAGCAAGGCAGCCAAAGGCACACCGCCGCCTATGCCTTTACCCAGTGTCATGATGTCTGGTTCGATTTCCGACAACTGGTAGGCGAATAGTTCACCGGTACGGCCCATGCCGGTTTGCACTTCATCGACGATCAGCAGGATATTGTGTTTCTTGGTCAGTGCGCGCAGGGCTTGCATGAATTCGCGGCTGGCCGGCAGCACGCCGCCTTCGCCTTGCACAGGCTCCAGCATGACCGCAACGGTTTTTTCCGAGATCAGGCGCTCGACCGAGGCGATGTCGTTCAGGTCTGCTTTCGGGAAACCGGTCACTTGCGGTGCAAACAGCGTATCCCAGCCCGGTTTGCCCGATGCTGACATGGTGGCCAGGGTGCGGCCGTGGAAGCCGTGGTCAAAGGTGATGATTTCATAGGCGCCGCCCTTATTTAACTGGCCCCACTTGCGCGCGAGTTTGATCGCGCCTTCATTCGCTTCAGCGCCGCTATTGGTAAAGAATACGCGGTCAAAACACGAGTTGGCGGTGAGTAAGCTGGCCAGTTCTATGGCTGGCGCGTTATAAAAGGCAGGAGAAGGATTGATGAGTTTCTTCGATTGGGCAATCAGCGCGTCCTGTATGCATTGTGGCGAATGGCCGAGGCAGTTGACGGCCCATCCTTGCAGGTAATCGAGGTAGCGCTTGCCATTGTGATCGGTCATCCACATACCGCTGCCTTCGGTAAATACCAGTTCCGGGCGGGGCGTGATGTACATGAGTGCGTTCACATTGTACTGACTGAATTCCATTTGTTGGCTCCTGAAAAAGTGAGGATGCTGCAGAGTGATAGATTAAAAAGACGAATGTAAATTAAAAAATCCGGATGTAAAAAAAGCCACAGGTTTTTGTCCTGTGGCTTCCGTTTGCGTTATTTGCTTAATGTTACTTAAGACTGCTTATTTACGCGCAAGACTTCCCAGGCTCGATCTGCAAGCTACGGCGTCGGGCGATATTTGGGGAAGACATGTCGGTAAAAGAATTCATCAGCATAGTGTAAAGCAGTTTTGGGTATTTTGCGCACTGCAATAAAAAATTATTCAAAAAAATTTACGCGCTTTGTAAATCCGCTTCTGAGGTAAATGAATCGGCATAAAACTCGTCTTGCGGTAATTTGCATAGGGCGACGAAATCGCGCTTGGCCGAATCAACCACGACAGGCGCTCCGCAGGCATATACCTGATAGCCGGATAAATCGGCATGATCAGCCATTACGGCCTGATGCACAAAGCCACTGCGGCCGGTCCATTGATCTTCAGGCTGGGCGCCTGATACTACCGGTACGTAGCTGAAATTAGCCAGATTAGCGGCCCATTCCTGACACAGCGCATCCATGTACAGGTCTTGCGGTCTGCGACCACCCCAGTACAGCGTCA
This genomic interval carries:
- a CDS encoding acetylornithine transaminase; protein product: MEFSQYNVNALMYITPRPELVFTEGSGMWMTDHNGKRYLDYLQGWAVNCLGHSPQCIQDALIAQSKKLINPSPAFYNAPAIELASLLTANSCFDRVFFTNSGAEANEGAIKLARKWGQLNKGGAYEIITFDHGFHGRTLATMSASGKPGWDTLFAPQVTGFPKADLNDIASVERLISEKTVAVMLEPVQGEGGVLPASREFMQALRALTKKHNILLIVDEVQTGMGRTGELFAYQLSEIEPDIMTLGKGIGGGVPLAALLCQEAVACFVPGDQGGTYNGNPLITAVGIAVINELLAPGFMASVKEKSAYLSQALLNISEKHGLQGERGEGLLRALKLGSDIGAKLVEAGRDMQPFGVLLNSPRPDLLRFMPALNVSIEEIDQMIQMLDSLLTQIKK
- the argF gene encoding ornithine carbamoyltransferase; protein product: MAIRHFLQFSDLSLTEFEYVMERARIIKRKFKNYEPYHPLLDRTLVMIFEKNSTRTRLSFEAGMHQLGGAAIYLNTRDSQLGRGEPVEDAGQVISRMCDIIMIRTFEQEMIERFAANSRVPVINGLTNQHHPCQVFADVFTYIEHRGSIAGKKVAWIGDANNMLYSWLQAAVIFGFHLHISTPKGYDMDMAQVTADASHYSVFENPSDACAGVDLVNTDVWTSMGYEAENQARLAAFDGWIVDEAKMARANPDALFMHCLPAHRGEEVSAGVIDGPQSVVWDEAENRLHIQKALLEFLVVGIIKD